A genomic window from Camelus ferus isolate YT-003-E chromosome 9, BCGSAC_Cfer_1.0, whole genome shotgun sequence includes:
- the LOC116665799 gene encoding carbohydrate sulfotransferase 4-like, giving the protein MILPPKLKLLLFLSSQMAIFILFIHLYSYKFNSQNTKEEPNPTHMHVLVLSSWRSGSSFVGQLFAQHPDVFYLMEPAWHVWMTFTQSTAQRLHMAVRDLIWAVFLCDMSVFDAYMKPGPRKQSSLFQWYSSRALCSPPACNVLPQNETISQSDCRILCNQEPFEVVEKACHSHSHVVLKEVRFFNLQVLYPLLRDPSLNLHIVHLVRDPRAVFRSRERTTQDLMIDSHIVMGQDWQKLKKEDQPYYAMQVICQSQLEIYKAVQSLPKVLRQRYLLMRYEDLARDPLAQTARMYEYVGLKFLPQLQTWVYNITRGKGMGGHAFQTNARNALSVSQAWRWSLPYEKVSRLQKVCGNTMNLLGYHLATSEQEQKNLSLDLLSTWSPYQQIYREG; this is encoded by the coding sequence ATGATACTACCCCCAAAATTGAAGCTACTGCTGTTCCTGTCTTCCCAGATGGCCATCTTTATCCTATTCATCCATCTCTACAGCTATAAGTTCAACTCCCAGAATACGAAGGAGGAACCCAaccccacacacatgcacgtgctgGTCCTGTCTTCGTGGCGCTCTGGCTCTTCTTTTGTGGGGCAGCTTTTTGCACAGCACCCAGATGTCTTCTACCTGATGGAGCCTGCCTGGCACGTCTGGATGACCTTCACACAAAGCACTGCCCAAAGGCTGCACATGGCAGTGCGGGATCTGATATGGGCTGTCTTTCTGTGTGACATGAGTGTCTTTGACGCCTACATGAAACCTGGGCCCCGAAAACAGTCCAGCCTCTTCCAGTGGTACAGCAGCCGTGCCCTGTGTTCCCCACCTGCCTGCAACGTCTTGCCACAAAATGAGACCATATCCCAGTCTGACTGCAGGATCCTGTGCAATCAAGAGCCCTTTGAGGTGGTAGAGAAGGCCTGCCACTCCCACAGCCACGTTGTGCTCAAGGAGGTGCGCTTCTTCAACCTGCAGGTGCTCTACCCACTGCTGAGAGACCCTTCCCTTAATCTGCACATTGTACATCTAGTCCGGGACCCCCGGGCGGTATTCCGTTCCCGAGAACGCACCACGCAGGATCTCATGATTGACAGCCACATTGTGATGGGGCAGGACTGGCAGAAACTCAAGAAGGAGGATCAACCATACTATGCAATGCAAGTCATCTGCCAAAGCCAGCTGGAGATCTACAAGGCTGTGCAGTCCTTGCCCAAAGTCCTAAGGCAGCGCTACCTGCTCATGCGCTATGAGGACTTGGCCCGGGACCCCCTGGCCCAGACTGCCCGAATGTATGAATATGTGGGGTTGAAATTCTTGCCCCAGCTCCAGACCTGGGTGTACAACATCACTCGAGGCAAGGGCATGGGGGGGCACGCCTTCCAGACAAATGCCAGGAACGCCCTCAGTGTCTCTCAGGCCTGGCGCTGGTCCCTGCCTTACGAAAAGGTTTCTCGACTTCAGAAAGTCTGTGGGAATACCATGAATTTGCTGGGCTACCACCTTGCCACATCTGAGCAAGAGCAGAAAAACCTATCACTGGATCTTTTGTCTACTTGGAGTCCCTACCAGCAAATCTACCGAGAGGGTTGA